In Candidatus Polarisedimenticolaceae bacterium, a single window of DNA contains:
- a CDS encoding DUF1054 family protein: MSSGSLFEPDRRFRGLPAAAFEVFSIQEKERRRRAILDGFHPALEALGEDLVEGLAAPGEPPLHAHLPQLNWPKTYQPFCTWLALSHLAQGYQSAPQLNVGVHADHVAARLAWDAAQTGFGRFEFRARHGGLGARLAEVAAAGDLYFRVYASAPWPDGSRLVFESQSDWQRSFHETALRGVWWELGRRWELPASMDLVASPEFGRAVLEVFKALLPVFDRVDE; this comes from the coding sequence GTGAGCTCAGGTTCGTTGTTCGAGCCGGACCGGAGATTCCGCGGGCTTCCCGCCGCCGCGTTCGAGGTCTTCTCGATCCAGGAGAAGGAGCGGCGCCGGCGGGCGATCCTCGACGGGTTCCACCCCGCCCTCGAGGCGCTGGGGGAGGACCTGGTCGAGGGCCTCGCGGCACCGGGGGAGCCCCCCCTCCACGCGCACCTCCCGCAGCTCAACTGGCCGAAGACCTATCAGCCGTTCTGCACGTGGCTCGCCCTTTCCCACCTCGCGCAGGGGTACCAGTCCGCCCCCCAGCTCAACGTGGGGGTCCACGCGGACCACGTCGCCGCGCGACTCGCATGGGACGCCGCGCAGACCGGTTTTGGGCGCTTCGAGTTTCGCGCGCGGCATGGGGGGCTCGGCGCCCGCCTCGCCGAGGTGGCTGCCGCGGGGGACCTGTACTTCAGGGTCTACGCCTCGGCCCCGTGGCCGGACGGCTCGCGACTCGTCTTCGAATCGCAGTCGGATTGGCAGCGGAGCTTCCACGAGACCGCGCTGCGCGGGGTGTGGTGGGAGCTGGGACGCCGCTGGGAGCTCCCCGCGTCGATGGATCTCGTGGCGTCGCCCGAGTTCGGGCGGGCGGTACTCGAAGTGTTCAAGGCGCTGCTGCCGGTGTTCGATCGGGTGGATGAGTGA